The sequence ttatttactgtttttaacataaaatttcagtaaatcaagaaaataaaaaaaatctaaaaaatgcgTTCCAACAACAATCGCAAGACTCAATTATCAAACAAACCCATTCTTGCTGGGCTCCAGATTGATACATCAAAGCCCTATCACTATCCCAAATCAGCAAAGCTTCCACCAGGAAGCAAGCGAGAAAGAAGAGAGCTGCGTGCTTcattttgaagaagataaagaaggggCACTTTGCCTTGGTCTTtaacttgaagaagaagaggaggaggaagagcaGTTATGGACGAAGAAGCAGTAGTGAAGTTTGTGGAGACATATTTAAAGAAGAAAGGGTTCAAGCAAGCAGAGCTCGCTTTCCATGAAGAAATCCAGcatcagcagcaacaacaaaacaacagcAATAATGCTATCAGTATCCACTCGGATCCTGATCTCTCTTCCCTCCTTCACTCCCTCTCTCAGTAACTCACGAACcctactttttctttctttttagtttttactcaGCTTGAtgcttttgtagttttttttcttatttttttagcacaGAGTTCTAAATTGCTAAAGAAATAATGGGTACTTGAATAAGTTAGTAGTCAAGGGTTTTAGCTGGTTGTGCACTGATTTTATTGttggagaagaaagaaatggcTTTCATGGGCAATGTGAAATGAGCAATTTTAGTGTATTTTGTGATTCGAATATGTTAAGAATTTAAGCAAGCATAGAGAGTGAAAAATTTATCTGCTTTTATACTGTTTAATTTGGacattttttgtttaaagatttgagttttttagaaatgtatttAGGGTTTTAGCTGAAGTGAGGGAAGTAAACGGCTTAACATTAGTGGAAAATAGGCACTTTTAATTCACATTGAGAGTGGAAATCAGTCATGGAAGTAGTTTTATGTTCGATTACTTACTGGAATTTCAATGACAACAATCCtttggaagaaaagaaataagaggCACTTAAAACAACAATGTGTGCGAGAAACCCTCATTATGATTCTAAAATTGATTGGTTGAGAGTGAAGATTTTGAATAAGAATTTGAAAGTAGAAATGGCTCCTGGAAAATGCTCAATTTGGAGAATTTTATTTACAAGGGAATGAGAATGtccttttctttcaagttttttaatagTTTGGTTATTCATTCGGTCTGGAGACTGGTTATTCatttccaaaataattttatttttgtcattcaGACCAGAGGATAGTCCGGCACGTTACCAAGATGAGTATAGTAAACTAAGGTCGTGGGCTTATAGTTCGCTTGATCTGTACAAGGTAAACTAgtgattaatttcttctttgtgCATGGTTCGACATGTACCTATTTGTTTTGGCATGTGATTTTTGTACTTTGCTGATGTGGGTTGCCTTTGAACTCCGCAGCATGAGTTGCTTCGTGTGCTTTATCCAGTATTTGTCCATTGTTATATGGATATTGTTGCTAAAGGACATATCCAAGAGggtaaatattgatttttttcctcttctttaatCCTTATTGAAACCTGTAAATTCCTAAGTGGCTCGTTAGTGTGGCAGTTGTCTCATATTTTTGCTATTATCATTTTACATCCCTAGCAAGAAATTTTTTCAATAGCTTCCGTGAAGATCATGAGATGATGCACTCACGAGACCTTCAAAAGTTGGAAGGAGTTCTTTCTCCCTCTCATCTGGAGGTTAATACCTCTCTAAGATTTTGCATTACATTTTCCACTCTTAATTTGGTTAAATTACTTCTGTAGAagatctcattatttttatttaattttttcctgtCAGGAAATGGAATTTGCTCATACTCTTAGGCAGAGTAAAGTCAACATTAAGATATGTCAGGTGATTTAAGGGTTTTCTTCTGTAATTTGTAACATATAAGAATTCTGTTGGAGTATATTTCTCAAAAGTTGGTTTTAACCCTATTATCAGTACTCCAATGAGCTCCTGATGCAGTATCTTCGGAAGTCAAAATGCACTATAATTCTCGGGATTGTCAATGAGCATATTAACTTCCAAGGTACATTTTACTTCCAAATTAGTTGCATCTGCATGTCCAGTTCATGAAGAATTTGGTGGACTCTGTAGAAAATACAAGTTCTTTATGTTGGCAGTTTCTCCTGGACAACCCATCTCAATTTCTGATGATCCTGATGCTGTAACATTAATTGGAAGCAGCCAGGATGCGGCTAAtcagataaataaaaaagaaatacgtTGGGGGGTGAGTGCATTCTTCATCTTGGTAGTAAATGAGGAagttattagttatttttattgcttttgttgTTTAGGTGTTAACTTTGAGCTTTTCTCTGTTTGCTATAGTTGCTTGAAGATTCTATAGAAGAACGATTGGAGAAGACAGGGGGTTTTCTCTCAGATTCTGAAAAGACAGAAGGAGAAACCAAAGAGGGGGACATGGATGAGAATAAGGTATAATACTCAAATCCTGCTTCTCCTCCATAATTTCCTTGATGTGGATTTCATATACTCAATAATTCTTgcttctctttaatttaattttgtaatatatGCTATTTCTACTTTGATTGTCCTATAGGTATTCCTTTCTGTTAAAGCTTGAGTTATTCTTTACATTGATGTCATCAATGTCTTATTCAGAAAAGATCAATAGATGGTGGAAAGCAAGGAGCTTCAATCAAAAAGTCAAAAAAGGATAAAGCTGCTAGTGCAACAACTAAAATTGCTCGTCCTGAAGCTAATACAGTATCTGCAGCACCACGAGTCAAACCCGAGCTTCCTTTGCCAGTAATGTATTTTCTCGAATCCCAAGTGATTTTCTTCATTAGATCAATGGCGTTGTTGTGATATATATTATCTAAATGGGACATGGTGATATCTACAAGGCTAACAAAGAGGAGGGTGTTGCATAAAAGGCCAAGGCTAAAGAGAAGATAATGTATTCGAACATAGGAAGTTTGATCCTGTCACAATCTTTATGGCTCCCTTTTATAGACTATTGAGAAGCCTTGTATATTATACATGTAGGAATTCTTATTCAACAAATCTTGTTCAGCACACTTGAACACATGATATTTTACATCTTGTTACACATCATATGTGCTTTCAGGTGTGTTAGAATAAAATAGACATGTCATTTAGGCATGTTATGAGGACATGCAAGGTGACAAACTCGCTTTAATTAGGTGCTGAAAAACATGAGCATGCAATGTTTAATAACACCTAACCAAGGTAAGTTGTTACTTTACATGTCCTCAGCATGGTGTGAGTGTGACTATGAACAGAACCTTCAAAGTCTCATTTCCTTTATCCTGTCATCTTCCTCATTTGATTAATCTATTATATTACCATGCTTTATTATTGACCCTTGGAACCAAATTAGGCTCATAATGTATACAACGTGAACTTGGCCTTGCATCTTTTCCCACATGACTATATTTTATGATGTCTCTGCTATGAGGATTTTGCGTGACTTAGGTCCAACAGGAATAAACATCTGATTCTTTTGCTAACATAAGTTAGTGCTGCATTCTTAATTTctgataattaataaattaacagTTCCTTCAGGCCAGCTGAGGTGGAACAGTCTATTCTTGAGGACTTGAGAAACCGTGTACAGTTGAGTAGTGTGACACTGCCATCTGTCAGCTTTTATACCTTTATCAACACGCATAATGGGTAATTTCAGAACTTATGTGTTTTTATCAagcttctctatttttttacatgatcaattgttcatttttttatttaagttttcttCCAGTTTAAACTGTTCATCAATTTCACATGATGGATCCTTGGTTGCTGGTGGATTCTCAGACTCCTCACTGAAGGTTGCCTCCCATACTTGACCCAAATCCAACATGTTGGCCGCTGCTGTTGCTAATTCTGATCTGTGCCTTTACAGGTTTGGGACATGGCAAAGCTTGGACATCAAGCTGGCAATTGTAAGTCTCTCCAAAGGATTAGTTTGTTTgataatttcttatttcttcgATTCCAGCAGCAGTAAAGTACTATGCAAATCATCTCTTATGACACTACTAATTCAAAATGTATTTTAGACGGTGTAAATactgagttttgatgaattgttCTGTGTTTTTTGTACATTATCCATTTGGAAAATTCTCAATTATAGTCCAGCCAAAGAGCTGCTACAGAGACATGATGGAAAAAACACTGTAGATGTTAGTCCATCATAATCCAGAATTCTATATCTTTCTGATATGGTTGTCATTGTGGCCATGCTTAGATGCTGGTTTTCATGTTAAAACATACTGGGCAAAGAGTTATAATGGTAAATGTTTCTGCTGTCAGCTATTTTGCAGGGTGAAAATGATGCTGCTCCGAGCGAACAAGGCCAGAGTACAAACAGTGGCAAAAGATCTTATACATTGTTTCAGGGTCATTCAGGTCCAG is a genomic window of Populus alba chromosome 18, ASM523922v2, whole genome shotgun sequence containing:
- the LOC118051114 gene encoding transcription initiation factor TFIID subunit 5 isoform X2, producing the protein MDEEAVVKFVETYLKKKGFKQAELAFHEEIQHQQQQQNNSNNAISIHSDPDLSSLLHSLSQPEDSPARYQDEYSKLRSWAYSSLDLYKHELLRVLYPVFVHCYMDIVAKGHIQEARNFFNSFREDHEMMHSRDLQKLEGVLSPSHLEEMEFAHTLRQSKVNIKICQYSNELLMQYLRKSKCTIILGIVNEHINFQVSPGQPISISDDPDAVTLIGSSQDAANQINKKEIRWGLLEDSIEERLEKTGGFLSDSEKTEGETKEGDMDENKKRSIDGGKQGASIKKSKKDKAASATTKIARPEANTVSAAPRVKPELPLPVMPAEVEQSILEDLRNRVQLSSVTLPSVSFYTFINTHNGLNCSSISHDGSLVAGGFSDSSLKVWDMAKLGHQAGNSILQGENDAAPSEQGQSTNSGKRSYTLFQGHSGPVHSATFSPLGDFILSSSADTTVRLWSTKLNANLVCYKGHNYPVWDVQFSPVGQYFASASHDRTARIWSMDRIQPLRIMAGHLSDVDCLQWHANCNYIATGSSDKTVRLWDVQSGECVRIFIGHRSMILSLAMSPDGRYMASADEDGTIMMWDLSSGRCISPLIGHNSCVWSLAFSCEGSLLASGSADCTVKLWDVTTSTKAPRTEESKSGNTNRLRLLKTLPTKSTPVYTLRFSRRNLLFAAGALAKSQ
- the LOC118051114 gene encoding transcription initiation factor TFIID subunit 5 isoform X1, whose protein sequence is MDEEAVVKFVETYLKKKGFKQAELAFHEEIQHQQQQQNNSNNAISIHSDPDLSSLLHSLSQPEDSPARYQDEYSKLRSWAYSSLDLYKHELLRVLYPVFVHCYMDIVAKGHIQEARNFFNSFREDHEMMHSRDLQKLEGVLSPSHLEEMEFAHTLRQSKVNIKICQYSNELLMQYLRKSKCTIILGIVNEHINFQVSPGQPISISDDPDAVTLIGSSQDAANQINKKEIRWGLLEDSIEERLEKTGGFLSDSEKTEGETKEGDMDENKKRSIDGGKQGASIKKSKKDKAASATTKIARPEANTVSAAPRVKPELPLPVISFRPAEVEQSILEDLRNRVQLSSVTLPSVSFYTFINTHNGLNCSSISHDGSLVAGGFSDSSLKVWDMAKLGHQAGNSILQGENDAAPSEQGQSTNSGKRSYTLFQGHSGPVHSATFSPLGDFILSSSADTTVRLWSTKLNANLVCYKGHNYPVWDVQFSPVGQYFASASHDRTARIWSMDRIQPLRIMAGHLSDVDCLQWHANCNYIATGSSDKTVRLWDVQSGECVRIFIGHRSMILSLAMSPDGRYMASADEDGTIMMWDLSSGRCISPLIGHNSCVWSLAFSCEGSLLASGSADCTVKLWDVTTSTKAPRTEESKSGNTNRLRLLKTLPTKSTPVYTLRFSRRNLLFAAGALAKSQ